From the Pseudomonadota bacterium genome, the window TGTGGATAGTTCAAAATGGAAAAACTGGCGCTGGCAGATGAAAAACTGTATTCGTGACCTGAAGACCTTCGAAAGTCTGCTGCGGATCAAACTCAGTCAGGAGCGACGTCAACAGTTTCTCGCCACCATAAAACGTTTTCCGATGTCGATCACCCCTTATTATCTTTCCTTGATCGATACGGAAAATCTGGATGATGACCCCATTTTCAAACAGTCTTTTCCTTCTCCCGAGGAACTCGTGGTCAATCATTATGATATGGTTGATCCTTTAAGCGAAGACAAAGACAGCCCAGCTTTCGGCATTACCCATCGTTATCCGGATCGGGCCTTGTTCCTGGTCAGCAATATCTGTGCAATGTATTGCCGACACTGTACCCGTAAACGCCGGGTCGGGGATCGGAACAGTATTCCAAGTCGTTTGCAGATCGAGGATGGGCTTGCCTATTTACGCAACACTCCCCAGATTCGGGATGTCCTGTTGAGCGGGGGGGATCCTTTTCTTTTGTCGGATGACTATCTGGACTGGATCTTAAGTGAACTCAGAAGCATCAAACATATAGAAATTATTCGCATCGGGACGCGTACTCCGGTAGTGCTGCCGTACCGGATCACGGATAGTTTGGTGGCCGTGCTGAAAAAATATCATCCTCTCTGGGTTAACACTCAC encodes:
- the ablA gene encoding lysine 2,3-aminomutase, producing the protein MALSLSQKHILKSIDQGVDSSKWKNWRWQMKNCIRDLKTFESLLRIKLSQERRQQFLATIKRFPMSITPYYLSLIDTENLDDDPIFKQSFPSPEELVVNHYDMVDPLSEDKDSPAFGITHRYPDRALFLVSNICAMYCRHCTRKRRVGDRNSIPSRLQIEDGLAYLRNTPQIRDVLLSGGDPFLLSDDYLDWILSELRSIKHIEIIRIGTRTPVVLPYRITDSLVAVLKKYHPLWVNTHFNHPRELTDSSRQALARLADGGIPLGNQSVLLAGVNDCPRVMRSLVHKLAYNRVRPYYLYQCDLSEGLSHFRTPTGKGVEIMESLIGHTSGFCVPTYVIDAPGGGGKIPIAPNYLVSWSTNKVVLRNYEGIITTYREPDAYEARFCDRNCEDCKLLLSLEDADECKAVGIEKLLADLDKTISLVPTGNDRYKRRD